A segment of the Capnocytophaga sp. ARDL2 genome:
TAGCTAAAAGAATAATCTTTGTTAAGGGAGATAAAATAGTTTATCACGAAGATGAATTTCCAAATCCTGAACAAGTAAAAAAAGGAAAAGTTTCTTTTGATATAGGAAGCAATAGTTTTATGAAAATAGAAAGAGATAAAGCTATATTTAAGGTTGTAAAGGAAAACAAACACTATTTATTAATTCATACAAAAGGCACTCATAATAGCAAATAAGTATATCTGATTTTAGAGCATCAAGAGTTGCAAAAATGAATAAATAGGTACTACTACGGAGCAAGGTACTACGACCCAAGATTGAGTGTTTTTATATCTGTAGATCCGATGGCGGAGGAATACAGAAACATTGGAGGTTATGTTTATACTGCTAATAATCCAATAAACTTTATTGATCCTGATGGGAGGGAAATTAAAGATCATGATAATGTTGTTGCGAATTTTAAAAAAGAAATAACAAATAATATCAATACTCAAAAAGAGTTAATTAAAAAAGGATATATAGATTCAAATTCAGGAGAAAAATTAATTTCTTTTTACACTAACATTTTGGATGAAATATCTAAATTAGAAAAATCTGATCAGATATATAATGTATATCTTGACACTTCAAATAAAGAAGGAGGAATGAAGTATGATATGAGTTCAGGAGAAATTATGATTAGCGTAGATAACAATATTGGATTAGTAGCACATGAATTACATCATGCTTATCAGTATGAAGTTGGAGATGTTTCGTTAGTTGTTGATAATTCTTCTTATGGAATGCTGTATGATATTACAGATGAAACAAATGCATATAATAGAGAGAGGGCATTAGTTACAGGAATGCAATTCTTTCAGACACCTAATTCAATAGTAGAGGGGTATCCCTTAAAAATGAGTGATGATGATGTTAGACAATTAGGAAGCACTATGACACCTGCAGCTTATCAGATTTTACCAAATGGACCTATTGGTTTGAAATCTAATATTGGTAAACAGTTGAGAAAAAAAACAACAGAGGCTGGTAAATTAGGATTACCTGTAAAAGAAGTTTATAAAGGTTGGCAAAAAGATTATAACAAAAAATAACAGAATGGATATAATTAGATTTTTAATTTTTACTCTATATTTCCCTTTTATTTTGAATTCTCAAAAAACAAATGTTGAAGATATGTATTCATATCAAACTCCTTATTATTATGAGAGTATTAGTCTATTGAAAAATGGACAATTTATTTATAAGAATAACACTAATTTTTTAAGTTTAAAAATAGAGGGAAAATGGGAAATAAAAAATGATAGCATTCTTATTTTAAATAGTGATATTAAAAATGATAAAATTAAAGTAGTAGAGTCTATAAAAAAAGATAAAAAGCATATTTTTAAAGTACGAAATACAAATGATTATTATTTTGTTTACGAAATTTATTTAATTAATAATAAAGGAGATACGATAGTTATGAAAAATCAATTTGATAAAACTAATATTATTGGAAATTTCTCATCGTTTTATATTGTTGATACTAGAGGACTGAAATCACCAACGTACAAAATAATTAATGAAAATGCTAATTTTTTTGAAATAACGATTGAACAAAAACGTTTTTTCGATAATGAAATTTGGAAATTTCATCACGATTATATAATACCTTTGGGGATAGATGAAAAATATACCAATTATAAATTATATAAAACAAATCATTAATTTGATAGTATATTTTGAAAAATATTAAAATGCAATTAATTGATATTTAAATCCTTTAACCCCAAACTCCGCTAGGTTTTAAACCTAGCGGAGTTTGTATTTATAAGATAGATTGAATTTTTCTTTTAGCGATAAAGGCGTCGATAACAGAGAAGATATGGTTTTGGTCGGTTTCTTCAAATTTAGACACTTCCAAGATTCTTTCGCTGGTGGTTTTATCAATTTGCACATCTTGTTTACTTGTCAGTTAATCCAAAGACACTTCTAAAATATCCGCTATTTTACGAGCGATATCAATCGAGGGAAGCATTTCATTACGCTCATATCTTCCTAATACATTTTTATGAATACCCAAACGATTGGCTAATTCTGTTTGAGATATTTCTTCTAATAAAAAAAGACTCAAAAAAGGGAGTTTTTTGCAAAGAGTTCTAGCCGTTTACCTTTCATTAAAAAAAACATTTTTTATTTTGCTAAAAATCATTACATTTACCTCGTTGTTTAGATAAAATAAATAGTTTGTGAAAGATAAGTTTGTAAGTCTCGAACCAGTGCAACCGTCGGTTGATAGAGTTTATTACTACCACGGCGACCACTTAGGAAGTAGCACTTATGTAACCGACGACAACGGACGACCAGTTGCGTATTATGACTACTTACCGTTTGGAGAGGTAGCTGTGGAGCATAATCAGACTACCAATTTCAACAATGGGTATAAATTCAACGCAAAAGAACTCGACGAAGCAACAGGGATGAGTTACTATGGTGCGAGGTATTACGACCCAAGAATAAGCGTGTTTGTGAGTGTAGATCCGCTGGCAGAAGTTCAACCAGACAAGACACCATACCATTATTGCTCAAATAACCCCGTTAGTAGAGTTGACCCGACAGGAATGCTTGACCACGAATATGATAAGGACGGAAATAAAATCAGTGATTTAGGAGGTGATAAGATAGATTTCCATCATCAGGGAGATGGAAGTACTAAGGTGGTAGATAGAGCAACTGGAGCGTCTAATGTTATTAAAGGAGGGGAAGCATTAATCAGAGGTTATACTCAACGTGATAATAG
Coding sequences within it:
- a CDS encoding RHS repeat-associated core domain-containing protein, giving the protein MNRYYYGARYYDPRLSVFISVDPMAEEYRNIGGYVYTANNPINFIDPDGREIKDHDNVVANFKKEITNNINTQKELIKKGYIDSNSGEKLISFYTNILDEISKLEKSDQIYNVYLDTSNKEGGMKYDMSSGEIMISVDNNIGLVAHELHHAYQYEVGDVSLVVDNSSYGMLYDITDETNAYNRERALVTGMQFFQTPNSIVEGYPLKMSDDDVRQLGSTMTPAAYQILPNGPIGLKSNIGKQLRKKTTEAGKLGLPVKEVYKGWQKDYNKK
- a CDS encoding helix-turn-helix domain-containing protein, coding for MSLFLLEEISQTELANRLGIHKNVLGRYERNEMLPSIDIARKIADILEVSLD
- a CDS encoding RHS repeat domain-containing protein, which codes for MKDKFVSLEPVQPSVDRVYYYHGDHLGSSTYVTDDNGRPVAYYDYLPFGEVAVEHNQTTNFNNGYKFNAKELDEATGMSYYGARYYDPRISVFVSVDPLAEVQPDKTPYHYCSNNPVSRVDPTGMLDHEYDKDGNKISDLGGDKIDFHHQGDGSTKVVDRATGASNVIKGGEALIRGYTQRDNSTGWGTLFNEWDQGTGPTKSMFADFDNTSTGVFGSFDKTFSVYAGKARTAVLNDGGSKGRVNFDYGDINPLTAGFDGWEQFIGRANLSYYKLGDKVLYMMNDTKSMQSFMYRMSPSWERSDFRLNGTTYQTYIWTETIQEVQNKSQIRVDYINQLQKARQEYRNTEHQRLPAIKW